The Pyrenophora tritici-repentis strain M4 chromosome 2, whole genome shotgun sequence genome window below encodes:
- a CDS encoding eukaryotic translation initiation factor subunit eIF2A, translating to MAVPTQLAYRSAKGIGLFNAAPAYEALPGFVRPEGNLRCCCYSPDSKYFAWATPEQVSVIDASAGHIITILPTPNVYELGFSPLGTYLITWQRPSKDDDGNAVKNLRVWKTLSDEAEDDGSRAVIGEYVQKNQNGWNLQYTSDEKFCARVVTNEVQVFQSNDLRNPWNKLRVEGVTDMALSPGKNHSVAVFIPERKGMPAAVKVFQVPQFSQPVSQKTFFKGDKVQLKWNDLGTSLIVLAQTEVDKTNKSYYGETNMYILSANGTFDSRIQLDKEGPIHDVSWSPNSKEFGVTYGYMPAKTTIFNQRAVAQHSFDLGPRNTILFSPHGRFVIVAGFGNLAGDMDIYDLERNFAKVCHVKTSNSTYCEWSPDGQHILTATTSPRLRVDNGIRIYHVSGSLMYNEDMAELYHVVWRPQPTSMFPLTDPLTTVPAPHPSALAYLSTQKTPSKPAGAYRPPGARGTATPLHFKREDEGGVAYTNTGVSSTNVGFANGFGKPRRREVPGAEAAELPPGAAPGGGVSLTGAQDGDGELSKAALKNKKKREAKKAREAADKAAGLGTEGANPPNGANGRSPERRQRSRSKSGYEQHSRSASQQRNFGNSPNREAREARQEGNPRQNLRQQRVGQQAQAQPQAPPPIQTENQGPPPDLTVTSPGDGNPQDKKIRGLLKKMRAIDELKMRQASGEKLEDTQVKKISTETQIKKELQGLGYRE from the exons ATGGCTGTTCCCACACAGTTGGCTT ACCGCTCCGCCAAGGGCATCGGGCTCTTCAACGCTGCTCCAGCGTATGAGGCTCTCCCAGGATTCGTGCGCCCAGAGGGAAACcttcgttgctgctgctaTTCGCCAGATAGCAAGTACTTTGCCTGGGCTACACCCGAACA GGTTTCGGTCATTGATGCCTCGGCCGGCCACATCATTACTATCCTTCCCACACCGAACGTGTACGAACTCGGCTTCTCTCCGCTAGGAACCTATCTCATAACCTGGCAGCGTCCGTCCAAGGACGACGATGGGAACGCGGTCAAGAACCTCAGGGTCTGGAAGACGCTCTCTGACGAAGCCGAGGACGATGGATCCAGGGCCGTCATTGGCGAATACGTGCAGAAGAACCAAAATGGATGGAATCTGCAGTACACGTCCGACGAGAAGTTCTGTGCACGCGTTGTAACAAACGAAGTGCAGGTCTTCCAGTCCAACGACTTGCGCAATCCCTGGAACAAACTCCGCGTCGAGGGCGTAACCGACATGGCTCTCTCGCCTGGCAAGAACCATTCAGTTGCCGTTTTTATACCGGAGCGCAAGGGCATGCCCGCTGCCGTCAAGGTCTTCCAGGTACCTCAGTTCAGCCAGCCCGTGTCGCAGAAGACCTTCTTCAAGGGGGACAAGGTCCAGCTGAAGTGGAACGATCTCGGCACCAGTCTCATTGTTTTGGCCCAGACCGAGGTCGACAAGACAAACAAGAGTTACTATGGCGAGACCAATATGTACATTCTTAGCGCCAACGGCACCTTTGATTCGAGGATTCAGCTCGACAAGGAGGGCCCCATTCACGACGTCTCCTGGTCGCCCAATTCGAAAGAGTTTGGTGTCACTTACGGATACATGCCTGCCAAGACTACCATCTTCAACCAGCGCGCCGTCGCCCAACATAGCTTTGACCTCGGCCCCCGCAACACTATCTTGTTCAGCCCCCACGGGCGCTTTGTCATTGTGGCTGGCTTTGGCAATTTAGCTGGAGATATGGACATCTACGACCTCGAGAGGAACTTTGCCAAAGTTTGTCATGTCAAGACTTCCAACTCTACATACTGCGAGTGGAGCCCAGACGGGCAGCATATTCTTACAGCAACCACTAGCCCACGTCTTCGTGTTGATAATGGCATCCGCATCTATCATGTTAGCGGTAGTCTGATGTATAACGAGGACATGGCTGAACTCTACCATGTTGTGTGGCGACCTCAGCCCACCTCCATGTTCCCGCTCACGGACCCCTTGACTACTGTACCAGCCCCTCACCCTTCGGCACTCGCATATTTGAGCACTCAGAAGACACCGTCCAAGCCTGCCGGCGCTTACCGACCCCCTGGCGCGCGCGGAACAGCTACTCCGTTGCACTTTAAACGGGAAGATGAGGGGGGTGTGGCATACACAAACACAGGAGTTTCCTCCACGAACGTTGGCTTTGCCAATGGATTTGGAAAGCCGCGTCGCCGCGAGGTGCCTGGCGCAGAAGCTGCTGAGCTCCCACCTGGCGCAGCCCCTGGCGGTGGCGTTAGTCTTACTGGTGCTCAAGATGGCGACGGTGAGCTTTCCAAGGCCGCtttgaagaacaagaagaagcgcgAGGCGAAAAAGGCCCGTGAAGCTGCTGACAAGGCTGCGGGCTTGGGCACCGAGGGAGCCAACCCACCGAATGGAGCCAACGGTCGCAGCCCAGAGCGTCGCCAGCGCAGTCGTAGCAAGAGCGGCTATGAACAACATTCGCGAAGTGCTAGCCAGCAACGCAACTTTGGCAATAGCCCGAACCGTGAAGCGCGTGAGGCTAGACAGGAGGGAAACCCGCGACAAAATCTGCGCCAGCAGCGTGTAGGCCAACAGGCCCAGGCTCAGCCCCAGGCTCCTCCTCCTATCCAGACAGAAAACCAGGGCCCTCCGCCTGACCTGACCGTTACCAGCCCTGGTGATGGCAACCCCCAAGACAAGAAGATTCGGGGTCTGCTCAAGAAAATGCGGGCCATTGACGAATTGAAGATGAGACAGGCCTCAGGTGAGAAGCTTGAAGACACTCAGGTGAAGAAGATTAGCACGGAGACACAGATCAAGAAGGAGCTGCAAGGTTTGGGTTACCGGGAGTAG
- a CDS encoding DAL3, Ureidoglycolate hydrolase, translating into MPTSMPAPSIRIPMELLTPTAFAQFGTVVENPTTSPSAKLPIPNRVPVPDAVSANQGSATKYLDVTHMSNLYNLAPSKKPAKAVMNMFVCAPRNLRPHEPSMSMPSSWGDLDLDEDEDGNGDYRRQLLDVSILERHPFTTQTFIPMGLSQQDKHTQYLVIVAPTLPASASSRHTGRAPPYPTPYLERKKSVLDVFARARPSPFTNEKVPTKSQFSRLHPSARPKGPGLPDLKNLRAFVATGSQAVTYGAGTWHAPMIVVGDRPIDFVVVQFANGVSNEDCQEILLQPNSASEGVVVTVETDSSGTIQVKAGVGSVKAKL; encoded by the coding sequence ATGCCGACTTCAATGCCCGCGCCCTCGATTCGCATACCCATGGAGCTCCTAACTCCAACCGCCTTTGCGCAATTCGGAACCGTCGTTGAAAACCCCACAACATCGCCCTCCGCAAAGCTACCCATACCAAACCGTGTACCTGTGCCCGATGCTGTATCCGCTAATCAGGGTTCTGCCACAAAGTACCTAGATGTCACCCACATGTCCAATCTATACAACCTCGCGCCGAGCAAGAAGCCTGCAAAGGCCGTAATGAACATGTTCGTTTGTGCGCCTCGGAACTTGCGGCCCCATGAACCGAGTATGAGCATGCCGAGTTCGTGGGGAGACTTGGACCTggatgaggatgaagacGGAAACGGTGACTATCGGAGACAACTTTTGGATGTCTCTATTCTCGAGAGACATCCATTTACCACGCAAACCTTCATACCGATGGGTTTGTCGCAACAAGACAAGCATACACAGTATCTGGTCATTGTCGCACCCACACTTCCCGCAAGCGCATCCAGCCGTCACACGGGCAGGGCGCCGCCGTACCCCACACCCTACCTTGAGCGGAAGAAGAGCGTCTTGGACGTTTTTGCCCGGGCGCGACCCAGCCCCTTCACCAACGAAAAGGTGCCTACAAAAAGTCAGTTCTCGCGGCTGCATCCATCCGCAAGGCCCAAGGGACCTGGCCTGCCAGATCTCAAGAATCTCCGCGCTTTCGTTGCGACTGGAAGTCAGGCTGTGACGTATGGAGCCGGGACATGGCATGCGCCCATGATAGTCGTTGGAGACCGTCCGATTGACTTTGTCGTTGTGCAGTTCGCGAATGGAGTAAGCAATGAGGACTGCCAAGAGATACTACTGCAACCGAATAGCGCTTCGGAGGGCGTAGTAGTGACAGTTGAGACCGATTCATCAGGTACCATACAGGTCAAGGCTGGTGTTGGCTCGGTAAAGGCGAAATTGTGA
- a CDS encoding Ung, Uracil DNA glycosylase, whose product MSLKRKAAAAATDASKKPKQNGSITAFFSAPKADPNAPPKQTVAAAKFDRDAWVAKLTDEQKELLQLELDTLHESWLPHLKDVLVTPQFLELKRFLKKELSSGKTVYPPMKDVYSWSRHTPLNTVKAVVIGQDPYHGPNQAHGLCFSIRPPNPAPPSLQNIYKCLKKEYPDYQPPPNKGGLLTPWADRGVLLINTCLTVRRGEANSHSGKGWETLMQKVIDTVVKVRTNGVVFLAWGTPAQNRTKGIPVDKHLVLKSVHPSPLSASRGFFDCGHFTKCNEWLEQRYGKGGGIDWDLNVDPADAGV is encoded by the exons ATGAGTTTGAAACGCAAAGCAGCCGCTGCGGCCACGGACGCGTCCAAGAAACCAAAGCAAAACGGCAGCATCACCGCCTTCTTTAGCGCGCCCAAGGCTGATCCCAACGCGCCTCCTAAGCAGACGGTAGCAGCTGCAAAGTTCGACAGAGACGCGTGGGTTGCGAAACTCACAGACGAACAGAAGGAACTACTGCAACTTGAACTCGATACGCTGCATGAGAGCTGGCTGCCGCATCTCAAGGATGTACTAGTAACACCGCAATTCCTGGAGCTGAAGAGGTTCCTGAAGAAGGAGCTGAGTAGTGGAAAGACGGTCTATCCACCGATGAAAGATGTGTATTCATG GTCACGACATACACCTCTCAACACCGTAAAAGCCGTCGTCATAGGTCAAGACCCCTATCACGGACCAAACCAAGCCCATGGTCTCTGCTTCTCCATCCGTCCACCGAATCCCGCTCCCCCGTCGCTCCAGAACATCTATAAGTGCCTTAAGAAAGAGTACCCCGACTACCAACCTCCACCAAACAAGGGTGGTTTGCTGACTCCATGGGCTGATCGTGGTGTCTTGCTCATCAACACTTGCTTGACTGTCCGTAGAGGCGAGGCCAATTCTCATTCAGGCAAGGGCTGGGAGACTCTAATGCAAAAGGTCATTGACACTGTTGTCAAGGTGCGGACAAACGGTGTTGTGTTTTTGGCCTGGGGAACACCTGCTCAGAACAGGACAAAGGGTATCCCGGTCGACAAGCATCTCGTCTTGAAGAGCGTCCACCCGAGCCCATTGAGTGCCTCGAGGGGATTC TTTGACTGTGGTCACTTCACCAAGTGCAATGAATGGCTCGAGCAGCGCTACGGAAAGGGCGGAGGCATTGACTGGGACCTCAATGTCGATCCTGCCGATGCAGGTGTTTGA
- a CDS encoding SANT domain containing protein, translating to MNGYSWTPALDAAIIAGRSMKDSFVQIALQLEIHKDAVRNRWNYLKDTNRVPDDVMDALRRVHKPKPPFSQADDEAIVREYMSGVDRDKIQEVLRLEGRSPNEVRDRCFKLEKERPPVWENAMMRAMIKGEGKKNNYAWKL from the coding sequence ATGAACGGCTACAGCTGGACGCCCGCCCTGGAcgccgccatcatcgccgGCCGCTCCATGAAAGATTCTTTTGTCCAAATCGCCTTGCAGTTGGAAATTCACAAGGATGCCGTGCGGAACCGCTGGAATTATCTCAAAGATACCAACCGAGTCCCCGACGACGTGATGGATGCTCTCCGTCGTGTCCATAAACCTAAACCACCATTTAGTCAGGCGGACGACGAGGCTATTGTGAGAGAGTATATGAGTGGCGTTGATCGTGATAAGATTCAAGAGGTGCTCAGGCTCGAGGGTAGATCACCCAACGAGGTTCGTGATCGGTGTTTCAAGTTAGAGAAGGAGAGACCGCCGGTTTGGGAGAATGCTATGATGAGGGCGATGATAAAGGGGGAAGGAAAGAAGAACAATTACGCCTGGAAGCTTTAA
- a CDS encoding ThuA multi-domain protein, whose product MSTPQPFNILVFSKTTGYRHDSIPAGINLFHTLSTRTKSFNVTATEDAAVFTPTTLSAYTVIVLLQNIGPALLTADQLSAFHDWVRAGGGVVAIHGAAAGMPEEKWYTDLIGASFDMHPEPEPGTVVPEEDAQKHYIMSCCGGREAWMDEWYNFHTHPRENKNLNVLLRGDPKTFKGGKHGDDHPLVWCQEFEGGRVFFTALGHFDDAYEDEWFVGQVERGLMWAARKE is encoded by the coding sequence ATGTCCACCCCACAACCCTTCAACATCCTAGTCTTCAGCAAAACAACCGGCTACCGCCACGACTCCATCCCCGCCGGCATAAACCTCTTCCACACGCTATCGACTCGCACAAAGTCCTTCAATGTAACCGCGACCGAAGACGCCGCCGTCTTCACGCCCACCACCCTGTCCGCCTACACCGTCATCGTGCTCCTGCAAAACATCGGTCCCGCACTCCTCACCGCAGACCAACTCTCAGCCTTTCACGACTGGGTCAGAGCAGGGGGTGGAGTAGTCGCTATCCATGGCGCGGCAGCAGGAATGCCAGAAGAGAAGTGGTATACGGATTTGATTGGGGCGAGCTTCGATATGCACCCTGAGCCTGAACCGGGGACTGTTGTGCCCGAAGAGGACGCGCAGAAACATTATATTATGAGTTGTTGTGGCGGGAGAGAAGCATGGATGGATGAGTGGTACAACTTCCATACGCACCCTCGTGAGAATAAGAATTTGAACGTTTTGCTGAGAGGGGATCCGAAGACTTTCAAAGGCGGGAAGCATGGTGATGATCATCCGTTGGTTTGGTGTCAGGAGTTTGAAGGCGGCAGGGTGTTTTTCACGGCATTGGGGCATTTTGATGATGCGTATGAGGACGAGTGGTTTGTGGGACAGGTCGAGAGGGGGCTCATGTGGGCTGCGCGGAAAGAGTAA
- a CDS encoding KGG domain containing protein, translating into MASSNPANFANLPKDELKEIAAKGGHASHGSGNTESTHPDRNPDGTFTKGSDLAKELGAQGGHASHGATDSSEPGRNPDSTFKKGSELASELGAQGGHASHGASTASTESSGSDSGRNPDGTFKKGSELASELGTQGGHASH; encoded by the exons ATGGCTTCTTCCAACCCTGCCAACTTCGCCAACCTCCCCAAGGACGAACTCAAGGAGATTGCTGCAAAGGGCGGACACGCTTCCCATGGCTCAGGCAACACCGAG TCCACTCATCCTGATCGCAACCCAGATGGTACCTTCACCAAGGGCTCTGATCTCGCAAAGGAGCTAGGCGCCCAAGGTGGTCACGCATCACATGGAGCGACCGATAGCAGTGAGCCTGGCCGCAACCCCGACAGCACCTTCAAGAAGGGCAGTGAGCTTGCTTCTGAGCTAGGCGCCCAGGGCGGTCATGCTTCCCACGGCGCTTCCACAGCTTCTACAGAGTCTTCCGGTAGTGACAGCGGC CGCAACCCCGATGGTACATTCAAAAAGGGTAGTGAGCTTGCTTCTGAGCTTGGCACCCAGGGTGGCCACGCATCTCACTAG
- a CDS encoding Fungal-trans-2 multi-domain protein — protein MSRPESSGNSPPKRRRTVEGSCWPCKQRRVKCDLQKPSCHRCIISRTEDCSYDKLLLRWKKRPAKTVPLEFQSQPGVDRSLCGIPLPVNERKALDYFKARLWPLLSTVNEPCPPPLALAFRSQPVLQALCVFAEEHRALQESTTSNQNIERRRLHCLSTIRDQLGGKHSERASLSALLVAVLLLYFSEGYVKCTNADASTLCHLAGALAIIDALGGFESAWSTSDRITRMLLSELASTDLTDALLQDRRPSFPITIWEHMEESSVWWDTVPGTKSLTSVFCTLAEMSFYRHGQQNGAEACVEKVKSFERALEPTYPMMDYTTGSYSGDAGKELFDPGVTASLSLVRAFQHAGLIYLYSAIYNMPTKHVLVQQHVHACLECIRSMGARSKAQNCSLFPLYVAGAHSIVDEHRMYVLEALEIIHNNLRFESVPSIRKNLEMLWLPSRNPTTWTENFKDAAVCTLVI, from the coding sequence ATGTCGCGCCCAGAATCGTCTGGCAACAGCCCGCCAAAACGTCGACGTACGGTTGAAGGATCATGCTGGCCCTGCAAACAAAGACGTGTAAAATGCGATCTCCAGAAGCCTTCATGTCATCGTTGCATCATCTCCAGAACAGAAGATTGCAGTTATGATAAGCTACTTTTACGATGGAAGAAGCGACCCGCAAAAACGGTACCGCTTGAATTCCAATCACAGCCCGGCGTGGACCGTTCTCTCTGCGGAATACCTCTACCAGTCAATGAGCGAAAAGCTCTCGACTACTTCAAGGCGCGGTTGTGGCCGCTTCTTTCCACGGTCAATGAGCCATGTCCACCCCCGCTTGCGCTTGCTTTCCGCTCTCAGCCGGTCCTCCAAGCATTGTGTGTATTTGCAGAAGAACACCGCGCGCTTCAAGAATCAACAACATCCAACCAAAACATCGAGAGGAGAAGACTGCATTGCTTGTCCACCATCCGCGACCAGCTGGGCGGCAAACATTCCGAACGCGCTTCGCTCTCTGCCCTCCTGGTGGCAGTATTACTGCTGTACTTTTCAGAAGGCTACGTCAAATGTACCAATGCCGATGCTTCGACCCTCTGTCATTTGGCAGGAGCATTGGCCATCATTGATGCGCTTGGAGGATTTGAGTCCGCATGGTCAACCTCCGATAGGATTACTAGGATGTTACTCTCTGAACTGGCATCTACGGATTTAACAGATGCCTTGCTCCAAGACAGAAGACCTTCTTTTCCCATCACCATCTGGGAACACATGGAGGAGAGCTCTGTCTGGTGGGACACCGTACCTGGTACCAAATCGCTTACCTCGGTCTTTTGCACCCTAGCTGAAATGAGCTTCTACAGACATGGACAACAGAATGGAGCCGAAGCTTGTGTCGAAAAAGTCAAGTCGTTCGAACGAGCGCTCGAACCGACTTACCCTATGATGGACTACACGACTGGAAGTTACTCTGGAGATGCAGGGAAAGAGCTATTTGACCCTGGGGTAACCGCATCATTATCCTTAGTTCGTGCTTTCCAACATGCTGGCCTCATATATCTCTACAGCGCCATTTACAACATGCCGACTAAACATGTTCTTGTGCAACAGCATGTCCACGCCTGCTTAGAGTGCATACGAAGCATGGGTGCCAGATCGAAGGCTCAAAACTGTTCGCTTTTTCCGTTATATGTGGCTGGCGCACATTCGATCGTGGATGAACACCGGATGTATGTTTTGGAGGCGCTCGAGATCATTCACAACAACTTGCGATTCGAGTCGGTTCCGTCTATTCGGAAAAACCTGGAGATGTTGTGGCTACCTTCTCGTAACCCTACAACTTGGACCGAAAATTTCAAAGATGCTGCTGTTTGTACATTAGTGATATAG
- a CDS encoding KatG, Catalase (peroxidase I), with the protein MLYNSARVLPILALSLLASAGPLETREPVPGIIDDILTGVLSGVGQLIKDVLSGAKSAIDDTKSNKPLICSLLTTDKCCIWWDVSDELTKLFVNQDLTCNDNARAAVRMGFHDAGAWEQGQTHGGADGSLLMDFGEIERPENKGLESVRLVLRDVQKKFKVGYADLAQYAHNHASISCPKGPRVRTFVGRKDATQAAPKGFLPDTRSPADELIALFERKGFTPHDLAALLGAHSTARQRFVDTTPEVADKPLDTTIGVWDVEFYNDTLNNPSGGTPSQKVFVLPSDKVLSVHPKVSDEWKSFVGDQKHWNEDYAKAYVRMSLTGVTKDQLNNLVDCTKTLPASRKVFP; encoded by the exons ATGCTTTATAACTCTGCACGGGTACTTCCTATCCTCGCTCTGAGCCTCCTGGCCTCGGCAGGGCCCTTAGAGACGCGAGAACCTGTGCCAGGCATCATTGATGACATCTTGACTGGTGTTCTCTCTGGCGTTGGACAGCTTATCAAAGACGTTCTCTCTGGTGCCAAATCGGCCATCGACGACACAAAATCAAACAAGCCTTTAATATGTTCACTGCTTACCACGGATAAGTGCTGTATTT GGTGGGATGTTTCTGATGAACTCACCAAGTTGTTTGTCAACCAGGATTTGACTTGCAATGACAACGCTCGTGCAGCAGTCCGCATGGGTTTCCACGATGCGGGTGCATGGGAGCAGGGCCAAACACATGGCGGTGCTGATGGATCACTGTTGATGGATTTCGGAGAGATTGAGCGCCCCGAAAACAAAGGTCTCGAGAGCGTGCGTCTTGTGCTTCGTGACGTACAGAAGAAGTTCAAGGTCGGCTATGCAGACCTTGCCCAGTACGCCCACAACCACGCCAGTATCTCATGCCCAAAGGGTCCTCGCGTGCGTACATTTGTTGGACGCAAGGATGCTACCCAGGCTGCACCTAAAGGGTTTCTCCCGGATACTCGCTCCCCAGCAGATGAACTCATTGCTCTCTTCGAGCGCAAGGGCTTTACCCCCCACGACCTTGCCGCACTCTTAGGTGCCCATTCGACAGCCCGCCAACGCTTTGTAGACACTACTCCCGAAGTCGCTGACAAGCCTCTCGACACTACCATTGGTGTTTGGGACGTCGAGTTCTACAACGACACGCTTAACAACCCATCGGGTGGCACCCCTTCCCAGAAAGTCTTTGTACTCCCTAGCGACAAGGTACTTTCGGTACATCCCAAGGTCAGCGATGAGTGGAAGTCATTCGTTGGTGACCAGAAGCACTGGAATGAGGACTACGCAAAGGCGTACGTCAGGATGAGTTTGACGGGTGTGACAAAGGATCAGTTGAACAACTTGGTCGACTGCACAAAGACGCTGCCTGCTAGCCGGAAGGTTTTCCCATAG
- a CDS encoding Pyr-redox-3 multi-domain protein — protein sequence MSEAELVVVGSGIYGLTTAHTYHRIHPSARILILDAAPSIGGPWAPHRTFPGLKTNNLLGMYEHPDFPMDEQTFGVKKGEHIPAAKMFDYLTAFVKWADIEQFLRLRTTVDVIERNSHDKEGWTLHCSSFSSINNKDQTVINAKKLVIAAGVSSAPFMPSYPASEKFQLPVLHSKDFAAHYSAIVKPNTHTTIIGSGKSAWDIAYACATQASSTATILIRPNGNGPIWMTPSHVTPFHLWLEKLVHTRFFGFMSPCPWATTTGLEGWMRAFLHRTWLGKKIVAGFWHILGEDAISLNGMDSHPETKKLRPWRGAFEVGNALSIHNYPTSFFDLVKAGKIKVLIDEIASLDAERQVQLKSGDVLQTDVVVCATGWQKGHKFHFEPPALESDFGLPSTSPLTPEQTALITSTEERLYKDFPYLKERDTSRVYHPDPSLRHTQPLPAHNQPYRLYRFMVPPNLYTERSVAFAGALMCLGGFPCAYLQSIWITAFLDGTMSAPTESIRSKILEATYCDTQYCVLRGSMSYGHILPDIVFDTLPYFDMLLDDLKDVSVDVRRKGWALKECVSSYGPEDYRGVLDAREVSTRMIEDSKGQYGVPP from the coding sequence ATGTCCGAAGCAGAATTGGTAGTCGTCGGCTCCGGGATTTATGGTCTTACGACTGCCCATACTTACCATCGTATACACCCATCAGCCCGTATTCTTATCCTTGACGCAGCACCTTCCATCGGAGGGCCATGGGCTCCCCATCGTACCTTTCCAGGCCTCAAAACGAACAACCTGCTAGGAATGTACGAACATCCTGATTTCCCGATGGATGAACAGACATTTGGCGTTAAGAAAGGCGAACACATACCCGCGGCTAAAATGTTCGACTACCTGACTGCGTTTGTAAAGTGGGCTGATATCGAGCAATTCTTGCGCCTACGTACTACCGTTGACGTCATTGAGAGAAACAGCCATGACAAGGAAGGTTGGACGTTACACTGCAGCTCTTTTTCATCAATCAACAACAAGGACCAAACAGTAATCAACGCTAAGAAACTCGTAATCGCGGCGGGCGTATCAAGCGCTCCTTTTATGCCTTCCTATCCTGCTTCCGAAAAGTTTCAACTCCCAGTCTTACACTCCAAAGACTTTGCAGCACACTACTCGGCTATTGTGAAACCCAACACCCACACTACGATTATCGGATCTGGGAAATCAGCCTGGGATATAGCATACGCTTGCGCTACACAGGCCTCCTCTACGGCAACGATTCTCATCCGACCGAACGGCAACGGACCGATATGGATGACACCCTCTCATGTCACACCATTTCATCTCTGGCTCGAGAAGCTCGTTCACACCCGTTTCTTTGGCTTCATGTCGCCGTGCCCTTGGGCAACTACCACGGGTTTAGAAGGCTGGATGCGAGCCTTTCTCCATCGTACCTGGCTTGGAAAAAAGATCGTGGCAGGGTTTTGGCACATACTCGGCGAAGACGCCATTTCATTGAACGGAATGGACAGTCACCCTGAGACAAAGAAACTAAGACCGTGGCGAGGAGCATTCGAAGTCGGGAACGCACTTTCTATACACAACTACCCCACCTCATTCTTTGATCTTGTCAAAGCAGGAAAGATCAAGGTTCTTATCGACGAAATTGCTAGTCTGGATGCGGAACGACAAGTACAGCTGAAGTCGGGTGACGTGTTGCAGACAGATGTTGTAGTCTGCGCAACAGGATGGCAGAAAGGTCACAAGTTTCATTTCGAACCGCCGGCCCTAGAGAGCGACTTCGGCTTACCATCTACATCTCCGCTGACTCCAGAGCAAACGGCACTCATAACATCAACTGAGGAGCGTCTTTACAAAGACTTTCCGTACCTAAAAGAAAGAGACACGAGTCGTGTCTACCACCCTGACCCTTCACTCCGCCATACACAACCACTCCCAGCGCACAACCAGCCCTACCGTCTCTATCGTTTCATGGTTCCGCCCAACCTGTACACAGAGCGTAGCGTAGCTTTTGCAGGAGCACTCATGTGCCTTGGCGGCTTTCCATGCGCTTACCTTCAATCTATATGGATTACGGCTTTTCTTGACGGGACAATGTCTGCGCCGACGGAATCTATTCGTTCCAAGATCCTGGAAGCTACGTATTGTGATACACAGTATTGTGTCCTTCGCGGCTCGATGAGCTACGGCCATATACTACCAGACATTGTCTTCGACACTCTGCCTTACTTTGATATGCTCCTCGACGATCTGAAAGATGTATCAGTCGATGTGCGGCGCAAGGGATGGGCATTGAAGGAGTGCGTGAGTAGCTACGGACCTGAGGATTATCGGGGAGTGTTAGATGCTCGGGAGGTTAGCACAAGGATGATTGAAGACTCTAAGGGGCAATATGGCGTACCACCGTAG